One Solea solea chromosome 5, fSolSol10.1, whole genome shotgun sequence genomic window carries:
- the LOC131459205 gene encoding uncharacterized protein LOC131459205, protein MFTGCGVVTGQNQYLTRDAVRPHPGLEVNTPIQMENVVAPGTCAIYQGDTYSNAMQPAVVDVPNPLKPAPLAVPPPALKLGQDGFKKVCRTEEDSPCPFPGLASGVLEMRVKEGSKIRNLMGFAMARMQGEKCESGRDVSGGGLRQVVFSGSGRAVTKTITCAEIMKRKVGSLHQLTKLRYKVVKEVWESTEGSSSEMTVHRTVPSISILLSKDPLDPQEPGYQPPETLSALWEEKEGVESASQTACKRPLGPSPYSSFTHCKRVCLGEGVSVLPPH, encoded by the coding sequence ATGTTCACAGGGTGTGGAGTGGTCACTGGCCAAAACCAGTACCTGACCAGAGACGCAGTCAGGCCCCACCCAGGACTCGAGGTGAACACACCGATTCAAATGGAGAATGTAGTAGCCCCGGGGACCTGCGCTATCTACCAGGGTGACACTTACAGCAATGCTATGCAGCCAGCAGTGGTCGATGTCCCCAATCCTCTGAAGCCAGCACCACTAGCAGTACCTCCCCCAGCACTAAAACTAGGGCAGGACGGGTTCAAGAAAGTCTGCCGAACTGAGGAGGACAGTCCCTGCCCCTTTCCAGGATTGGCCTCTGGGGTGCTGGAGATGCGCGTGAAGGAAGGAAGTAAGATCCGCAACTTAATGGGATTTGCCATGGCACGTATGCAAGGAGAGAAATGTGAAAGTGGGAGAGATGTGAGCGGAGGTGGACTGAGGCAGGTGGTCTTCAGTGGGTCGGGTCGCGCAGTCACAAAGACTATCACCTGTGCTGAGATCATGAAACGAAAAGTGGGCTCGCTGCACCAGCTGACCAAACTCCGGTACAAGGTAGTCAAAGAGGTGTGGGAAAGTACTGAAGGGAGCTCATCTGAGATGACAGTGCACAGGACCGTGCCCTCCATCAGCATCCTTCTTTCCAAAGACCCCCTGGATCCACAGGAACCAGGCTATCAACCTCCAGAGACTCTTAGTGCTTTgtgggaggagaaagagggtGTCGAATCTGCTTCACAGACAGCATGCAAGAGACCTCTAGGACCTTCACCGTACAGCAGTTTCACTCACTGTAAGAGAGTGTGTTTGGGGGAGGGAGTCTCTGTTCTCCCTCCTCACTGA